One stretch of Deinococcus aquaedulcis DNA includes these proteins:
- a CDS encoding DUF11 domain-containing protein, protein MTRSHHRLLTACLALSGLAGAVGTPAGTVINNQAAATFEPPAPGTPGETVSNVVSTTVQAVCAVSVTPNGIVGAPGQTADVLPRERAVFAYTVVNAGNGAATLPLSARTEAGSAFTPRLSIYSDLDGDGALDPGEPEITSVALAADASARVLLVADTTDTQGDAHVNLVASCAGGANPDANNVSLVRVGPPPVLGVQKTFSPALVRPGTETTVTVTTRNGGQGTSREVVLTDLLDTQLAQGLVFVPGSARTNVGTLEYTADGTTWSAAEVQPVRGVRVRAASLAPNEAITLTFRMLATPQAEGRVILNTATASTGGREASGSASADVRYLPAVAIGPVGNPEAPEGTAADTQQKPFAVVGQLVCFDHTAKNTGDVRDTFRLTVTYPQGAARAQFQNESGQPLAQPLVLDPGQTAFVRVCYEATQAGPLDALVTITGDRGTSNATRDQVAAVEGGLPELRKSYVATTQGSGAQPVPVPDGGTVAAGDTVTYTLTVRNPFTRPLTNVVVSDPLPAHVDFKAASAGGVVSGQPGAQTVTWTLGTLQPGESRTLTITTQVSTRAVDGEALRNVFNLVSTELRAPVPSNEVLTPVWTAQLIIRKDVSAQEAGFGDRLTYTLNITNASATTAIVNAVVTDTPARGLEYIPGTSLLNGKPMPDPTIEGGVLRWTLAEIPAGTTVSISYQTRVTPEATGQLVNTVQVSGTGAGGVARAIASNRATATTKLNPLKFAPLADLVGTVFVDRNRNGLFDPLLDTPVPGARVLLAGGRQVLTDPAGRYSFPNVPYGTHALRLDPASAPFPPLHVPQDGGLSGTQTVYVRGLTSVDFPLAPLGGDIDALRRTVLIVGDVRVEKEVYAVEGGYVVVLRLKTPRALDGVTLLDPLPEGASLKEGRNTYTGSLGAGEKVLTYRFDWTGEPRAATTDPSLSWRY, encoded by the coding sequence GTGACCCGTTCTCACCACCGCCTGCTGACCGCCTGCCTGGCCCTGAGTGGGCTGGCCGGCGCTGTTGGCACGCCCGCCGGAACTGTCATCAACAACCAAGCCGCCGCCACCTTCGAGCCGCCTGCCCCGGGCACGCCTGGGGAAACCGTGAGCAACGTCGTGTCCACCACGGTTCAGGCAGTCTGCGCGGTCAGCGTGACCCCCAACGGGATCGTGGGGGCCCCGGGCCAGACGGCCGACGTCCTGCCGCGTGAGCGCGCCGTGTTTGCCTACACGGTGGTGAACGCCGGCAACGGCGCGGCCACGCTGCCCCTGAGTGCCCGCACCGAGGCAGGCAGCGCCTTTACTCCCCGCCTGAGCATCTACAGCGATCTGGACGGCGACGGCGCCCTGGACCCGGGTGAGCCGGAAATCACCAGCGTGGCCCTGGCAGCCGATGCCAGCGCCCGCGTGCTGCTGGTGGCCGACACCACTGACACCCAGGGCGACGCCCACGTGAACCTCGTGGCGTCCTGCGCCGGCGGCGCCAACCCCGACGCCAACAACGTGAGTCTGGTGCGGGTGGGGCCGCCCCCTGTGCTGGGCGTGCAGAAGACCTTTAGCCCCGCCCTGGTGCGCCCCGGCACCGAAACCACCGTGACCGTGACCACCCGCAACGGCGGCCAGGGCACCAGCCGCGAGGTCGTGCTGACTGACCTGCTGGACACGCAGCTGGCGCAGGGGCTGGTGTTTGTGCCCGGCAGCGCCCGCACGAACGTGGGCACCCTGGAATACACCGCAGACGGCACCACCTGGAGCGCGGCCGAGGTGCAGCCGGTGCGCGGCGTGCGCGTGCGCGCGGCCAGTCTGGCCCCCAACGAGGCCATCACCCTGACCTTCCGCATGCTGGCCACCCCACAGGCCGAGGGCCGCGTGATTCTCAACACGGCCACGGCCAGCACGGGTGGGCGCGAGGCCTCGGGCAGCGCCAGCGCCGACGTGCGCTACCTGCCCGCTGTGGCCATTGGCCCTGTGGGCAACCCCGAGGCCCCCGAAGGCACGGCCGCCGACACCCAGCAAAAGCCCTTTGCCGTGGTGGGCCAGCTGGTGTGCTTTGACCACACCGCCAAGAACACTGGCGACGTGCGCGACACCTTCCGCCTGACGGTCACCTACCCCCAGGGGGCGGCGCGCGCCCAGTTCCAGAACGAAAGCGGCCAGCCGCTGGCGCAGCCCCTGGTGCTGGACCCCGGCCAGACCGCGTTTGTGCGCGTGTGCTACGAGGCCACGCAGGCAGGCCCGCTGGACGCCCTGGTGACCATCACCGGGGACCGGGGCACCAGCAACGCCACCCGGGATCAGGTGGCGGCGGTGGAAGGCGGCCTGCCCGAACTGCGCAAGAGCTACGTGGCCACCACCCAGGGCAGCGGCGCTCAGCCCGTGCCAGTGCCGGACGGTGGCACGGTGGCGGCGGGCGACACGGTGACCTACACCCTGACGGTGCGCAACCCCTTTACGCGCCCCCTGACCAATGTGGTGGTCAGCGACCCGCTGCCGGCCCATGTGGACTTCAAGGCGGCCTCGGCGGGCGGCGTGGTGAGCGGGCAGCCCGGCGCGCAGACGGTGACCTGGACTCTGGGCACCCTGCAACCCGGCGAGAGCCGCACGCTGACCATCACCACCCAGGTCTCCACGCGCGCGGTGGACGGCGAGGCCCTGCGCAACGTCTTTAACCTCGTGTCCACTGAGCTGCGCGCGCCGGTACCCAGCAACGAGGTGCTGACACCCGTGTGGACAGCGCAGCTGATCATCCGCAAGGACGTGAGTGCCCAGGAAGCGGGTTTTGGCGACCGCCTGACCTACACCCTGAACATCACCAACGCCTCGGCCACCACCGCCATCGTGAACGCGGTGGTGACCGACACGCCGGCGCGCGGCCTGGAGTACATTCCCGGCACCAGCCTGCTGAACGGCAAGCCCATGCCCGACCCCACCATTGAGGGTGGCGTGCTGCGCTGGACCCTGGCCGAGATTCCGGCCGGGACCACCGTGAGCATCAGCTACCAGACCCGCGTGACCCCCGAAGCCACCGGGCAGCTGGTGAACACCGTGCAGGTGAGCGGCACTGGGGCCGGCGGCGTGGCGCGCGCCATTGCCAGCAACCGCGCCACCGCCACCACCAAGCTCAATCCGCTGAAGTTCGCGCCCCTGGCCGATCTGGTGGGCACGGTGTTCGTGGACCGCAACCGCAACGGCCTGTTTGATCCGCTGCTGGATACCCCGGTGCCCGGCGCCCGGGTGCTGCTGGCGGGTGGGCGGCAGGTGCTGACCGACCCCGCCGGGCGCTACTCGTTCCCCAACGTGCCTTACGGCACCCACGCCCTGCGCCTGGACCCAGCCTCGGCGCCGTTCCCGCCGCTGCACGTGCCGCAGGACGGCGGCCTGAGCGGCACCCAGACCGTGTACGTGCGCGGCCTGACCAGCGTGGACTTCCCGCTGGCCCCCCTGGGCGGCGACATTGACGCCCTGCGCCGCACGGTGCTGATCGTGGGCGACGTCAGGGTGGAGAAAGAGGTGTACGCCGTGGAGGGTGGGTACGTGGTCGTCCTGCGCCTGAAGACCCCCCGCGCGCTGGACGGCGTGACCCTGCTCGACCCCCTGCCGGAGGGCGCGAGCCTGAAAGAAGGCCGCAATACTTACACCGGTAGCCTGGGCGCAGGTGAAAAAGTCCTCACCTACCGCTTCGACTGGACGGGTGAACCCAGAGCGGCCACCACCGATCCGTCGCTGAGCTGGAGGTACTAA
- a CDS encoding DUF11 domain-containing protein, translating to MNANKCLATVLTALLAAGTGAAQEISTSLPLTSVGDRLMWTVGDQNLNLDVPLSGRVRLELYSPRVDQGDYRSDDYYGDEQYDANRSDVTTTFTLVNAAGVTVLSRTFTPGEHAWETLLDQELPAGRYRLQAVTSGNGKNTFAVRLAGISAAISAERLSVNVHSRDWVPALNVRVDGEGHVLRLYDGDGPRELEARLRDEQGNTLPLTVSADLSFSDLPLPARAGNYTVELRQPATARQFSNTVGFSLTRAGAPVPLGVARVDQTGLLRVTAELVLPGGTQPTQVGALVGQTSVTVDGTLEQRVPAGTYPVTPDPVPGAQVSVASPSVTVPRGGSGETRIQVRPQVDLSLDADKPELCVGDTVTFTARAATAYAGELPLTLTLDAPGLDLQGEPSLDGTLSAARSGELRLSAVATRPGPVTVTARLAPWAQARTVTLNVRADATPLQLSRESLPGAQPGSEVTVTLRVRNTAAYAVPFLLTDSNAGGLEALESPTFSGTLAAGEERTLSYRARVTGAEAVTFTGALRSPECAATQTVGGALAVQPAPAQPAPAQPVTPEPTPAPEARRTSTVSLPFDAPVQARELVVAHRVPQGAEFVVGSSRLNGQALPDPVRGPSGTLYWVLPRSAFVQGEAAARGTVTYELAHTGVLGALDRPALLVRYTGERREVLEGELSEADLAAAQPLNTPAAATQNAGAIRAPLQGSLIRQRDRISVVVDVPAGQEPSLSVNGEAIAQDRIGEIVTREDGSRTVTFVGVLLKPGQNTLQAGRDTVTVGLVGPTVQVELTPVSLVADGSTPLRLKVRALDADGNLTDQDTVTLNASLEPRVGDADPSLAGYQVRLRGGEGELVLQPQAAPITLSVTLQQGQTVTTSRYNVRPDDRRVGVGMVSATLGLDGNLNLSDDLTWQARASYEGPLAGGKLYVAADKDGLPTEQDTLKRFSLYGDSSVASVPLQGIDPVALSYDHPSFRADYRRSALPIDVLPVGEKLTALTVSTKGAAQLSGFAALVPGDRISGERLTPEGTRVLRLSRGGISLGSETLEVVILERDTGKELERTTLSRNVDYILDARTGIITLTRALSRVDANLNDVVVLAGYRLGNPLGNRTLAYGVQAKYTAERYGVGVAAVSLDGRVTTGARASFDNGTVRAAGLVAYSGGLQASADLGVKLGRTTVQGRVRYQDGQYQGLAPLTPGLTLGVSVDTRLTDQLSASVQADYTRTAASQGGSVTARADYRLAPFSVGAGLRAAYGDQSGLGAVLSAGYHQSPIDVDVTHVQPLSGNLDPVTTVTAKYAVSDTLSVGLTDEYNWKTGHRASLSLNSTVGNTNYQVAYDLPAAGGQGNRARFGVSTALPLSQRLTAGLRGGALYDVNAGRSEFDAGVDLLYKAERFTATTGTDLTLKGGQFGVVLRGGLSGQLSDHLTLSADGLGEFGAGKSGVRAAVGYAYRNRTFNSLGTVRYVNGSLAGGQPELSSNFAAEYRQPTWAVRAGLDTRTLLADTGSFTAQLGLGATYYVTDRIGVGGWGRALTQPSTGTTQYGYGLEASYRVLPGTWITAGYNPAGFTGLGNAYTKQGAYVRLDLTLDETLGGEK from the coding sequence GTGAACGCAAACAAGTGCCTCGCCACCGTTCTCACGGCCCTGCTCGCGGCCGGAACGGGCGCCGCACAGGAAATCAGCACCAGCCTGCCCCTGACCAGTGTGGGCGACCGCCTGATGTGGACGGTGGGCGACCAGAACCTGAACCTGGACGTGCCCCTGAGCGGGCGCGTGCGCCTGGAGCTGTACAGCCCCCGCGTGGACCAGGGCGACTACCGCAGCGATGACTATTACGGCGACGAGCAGTACGACGCCAACCGCAGCGACGTCACCACCACCTTCACGCTGGTGAACGCGGCCGGCGTGACGGTCCTGAGCCGCACCTTCACCCCCGGCGAGCACGCCTGGGAAACCCTGCTGGACCAGGAGCTGCCCGCCGGGCGCTACCGCCTGCAGGCCGTGACCAGCGGCAACGGTAAGAACACCTTCGCTGTGCGCCTCGCCGGCATCAGCGCGGCCATCAGCGCCGAGCGCCTGAGCGTGAACGTGCACTCGCGCGACTGGGTGCCGGCCCTGAACGTGCGCGTGGACGGCGAGGGCCATGTGCTGCGCCTGTACGACGGCGACGGTCCCCGCGAACTGGAAGCCCGGCTGCGCGACGAGCAGGGCAACACTTTGCCCCTGACCGTCAGCGCCGACCTGAGCTTCAGCGATCTGCCGCTGCCCGCGCGGGCGGGCAACTACACCGTGGAACTGCGCCAGCCCGCCACAGCGCGGCAGTTCAGCAACACGGTGGGCTTTTCGCTGACCCGCGCCGGGGCCCCGGTGCCGCTGGGCGTGGCCCGCGTGGACCAGACGGGGTTGCTGCGCGTGACGGCTGAACTGGTGCTGCCCGGAGGCACCCAGCCCACCCAGGTGGGGGCCCTGGTTGGTCAGACTTCTGTGACAGTGGACGGCACCCTGGAGCAGCGCGTGCCGGCCGGCACCTACCCCGTGACCCCGGACCCGGTCCCCGGCGCCCAGGTGAGCGTGGCCAGCCCCAGCGTGACCGTGCCGCGCGGCGGCAGCGGCGAGACGCGCATTCAGGTGCGCCCCCAGGTGGACCTGAGCCTGGACGCCGACAAGCCGGAACTCTGCGTGGGCGACACGGTAACCTTCACGGCCCGCGCCGCCACCGCCTATGCCGGCGAGCTGCCCCTGACCCTGACTCTGGACGCCCCGGGCCTGGACCTGCAGGGCGAGCCCAGCCTGGACGGCACCCTCAGCGCCGCGCGCTCCGGCGAACTGCGCCTGAGTGCGGTGGCCACCCGCCCCGGCCCGGTGACGGTCACCGCCCGCCTGGCCCCCTGGGCCCAGGCGCGCACTGTGACCCTGAATGTGCGCGCCGACGCCACCCCGCTGCAGCTGAGCCGCGAGTCGCTGCCCGGTGCCCAGCCCGGCAGCGAGGTCACCGTGACCCTGCGCGTGCGCAATACGGCCGCCTACGCGGTGCCCTTCCTGCTGACTGACAGCAACGCGGGCGGCCTGGAGGCGCTGGAAAGCCCCACCTTCAGCGGCACCCTGGCGGCGGGCGAGGAGCGCACGCTGAGCTACCGCGCCCGCGTGACCGGCGCCGAGGCCGTGACCTTTACGGGCGCCCTGCGCAGCCCCGAGTGCGCCGCCACCCAGACGGTGGGCGGCGCCCTGGCGGTGCAGCCTGCGCCCGCGCAGCCGGCCCCCGCACAGCCCGTCACCCCCGAGCCCACCCCCGCCCCCGAGGCCCGGCGCACCAGCACCGTCAGCTTGCCCTTTGACGCGCCGGTGCAGGCCCGCGAACTTGTGGTGGCCCACCGCGTGCCGCAGGGCGCCGAATTCGTGGTTGGCAGCAGCCGCCTGAATGGTCAGGCCCTGCCCGACCCGGTGCGTGGCCCCAGCGGCACGCTGTACTGGGTGCTGCCCCGTTCCGCCTTTGTGCAGGGCGAGGCTGCTGCGCGCGGCACCGTCACCTATGAGCTGGCCCACACCGGCGTGCTGGGCGCGCTGGACCGCCCCGCCCTGCTGGTCCGCTACACCGGCGAGCGCCGCGAGGTGCTGGAAGGTGAGCTGAGCGAAGCCGATCTGGCCGCCGCCCAGCCCCTGAATACCCCCGCTGCCGCCACCCAGAACGCGGGCGCCATCCGCGCGCCGCTGCAGGGCAGCCTGATTCGGCAGCGTGACCGCATCAGCGTGGTGGTGGACGTGCCCGCCGGCCAGGAGCCCAGCCTCAGTGTGAACGGCGAGGCCATCGCCCAGGACCGCATCGGGGAGATCGTCACCCGCGAGGACGGCAGCCGCACGGTGACCTTCGTGGGGGTGCTGCTCAAACCCGGCCAGAACACCCTGCAGGCGGGGCGCGACACCGTGACCGTGGGGCTGGTGGGGCCCACCGTGCAGGTGGAGCTGACCCCCGTGAGCCTCGTGGCCGACGGCAGCACCCCGCTGCGCCTGAAGGTGCGCGCTCTGGACGCCGACGGCAACCTGACCGATCAGGACACCGTGACCCTGAACGCCAGCCTGGAGCCCCGTGTGGGCGACGCTGACCCCAGCCTGGCTGGCTATCAGGTGCGGCTGCGCGGCGGCGAGGGCGAACTGGTGCTGCAACCCCAGGCCGCTCCCATCACCCTCAGCGTGACCCTGCAGCAGGGCCAGACGGTCACGACCTCGCGCTACAACGTGCGCCCCGATGACCGCCGCGTGGGCGTGGGCATGGTCAGTGCCACCCTGGGCCTGGACGGCAACTTGAACCTGAGTGACGACCTGACGTGGCAGGCCCGCGCCTCCTACGAAGGCCCCCTGGCGGGCGGCAAGCTGTACGTGGCCGCCGACAAGGACGGCCTGCCCACCGAGCAGGACACCCTGAAACGCTTCTCGCTGTACGGCGACAGCTCGGTGGCCTCGGTGCCGCTGCAGGGCATTGACCCGGTGGCCCTGAGCTACGACCACCCCAGCTTCCGCGCCGACTACCGCCGCAGCGCCCTGCCCATTGACGTGCTGCCCGTGGGCGAGAAACTGACGGCCCTGACGGTCAGCACCAAGGGCGCGGCCCAGCTCAGCGGCTTTGCGGCCCTGGTGCCCGGCGACCGTATCAGCGGCGAGCGCCTGACGCCCGAGGGCACGAGGGTGCTGCGCCTGTCGCGCGGCGGCATCAGCCTGGGCAGCGAAACACTGGAAGTCGTAATCCTGGAGCGCGACACCGGCAAGGAGCTGGAGCGCACCACCCTGTCGCGCAACGTGGACTACATCCTGGACGCGCGCACCGGCATTATTACCCTGACGCGCGCCCTGAGCCGTGTGGACGCCAACCTGAACGACGTGGTGGTGCTGGCGGGCTACCGTCTGGGCAACCCCCTGGGCAACCGCACCCTGGCCTACGGCGTGCAGGCCAAGTACACCGCCGAGCGCTACGGGGTGGGGGTGGCGGCGGTCAGCCTGGACGGCCGCGTGACCACCGGCGCGCGCGCCAGCTTCGATAACGGCACCGTGCGCGCCGCCGGGCTGGTCGCCTACTCCGGCGGCCTGCAGGCCAGCGCCGACCTGGGCGTGAAGCTGGGCCGCACCACCGTACAGGGCCGCGTGCGCTACCAGGACGGCCAGTACCAGGGCCTCGCGCCCCTGACCCCGGGCCTGACCCTGGGTGTCAGCGTGGACACCCGCCTGACCGATCAGCTGAGTGCCAGCGTGCAGGCTGATTACACCCGCACCGCTGCCAGCCAGGGCGGCAGCGTGACGGCGCGGGCCGACTACCGCCTCGCGCCCTTCAGCGTGGGGGCGGGCCTGCGCGCCGCCTACGGCGACCAGTCGGGCCTGGGGGCGGTGCTCAGCGCCGGTTACCACCAGTCGCCCATTGACGTGGATGTGACGCACGTGCAGCCCCTGAGCGGCAACCTGGACCCCGTGACCACGGTAACGGCCAAGTACGCCGTGAGCGACACCCTAAGCGTGGGCCTGACTGACGAGTACAACTGGAAAACGGGCCACCGCGCCTCGCTGAGCCTGAACAGCACCGTGGGCAACACCAACTATCAGGTGGCCTACGACCTGCCTGCCGCTGGCGGCCAGGGCAACCGCGCCCGCTTTGGTGTGAGCACCGCCCTGCCCCTGTCCCAGCGCCTGACCGCTGGCCTGCGCGGCGGCGCCCTGTACGACGTGAACGCCGGCCGAAGCGAGTTTGACGCCGGTGTGGACCTGCTGTACAAGGCTGAGCGCTTCACCGCTACCACCGGCACCGACCTGACCCTGAAAGGCGGCCAGTTTGGCGTGGTGCTGCGCGGCGGCCTTTCGGGGCAGCTGAGCGACCACCTGACCCTCAGCGCCGACGGCCTGGGCGAATTCGGCGCGGGCAAGAGCGGCGTGCGCGCGGCCGTGGGCTACGCCTACCGCAACCGCACCTTTAACAGCCTGGGCACTGTGCGCTACGTGAACGGCAGCCTCGCGGGTGGCCAGCCTGAACTCAGCAGCAACTTCGCCGCCGAGTACCGCCAGCCCACCTGGGCCGTGCGCGCCGGCCTGGATACCCGCACGCTGCTGGCCGACACCGGCAGCTTTACCGCGCAGCTGGGCCTGGGCGCCACCTACTACGTCACCGACCGCATTGGGGTTGGGGGCTGGGGCCGCGCGCTGACGCAGCCCAGCACGGGCACGACCCAGTACGGCTACGGCCTGGAAGCCAGCTACCGCGTTCTGCCCGGCACCTGGATCACGGCGGGCTATAACCCGGCTGGGTTCACGGGCCTGGGCAACGCCTACACCAAACAGGGCGCTTATGTGCGCCTGGACCTGACTCTGGACGAGACCCTGGGAGGGGAGAAGTAA